The following nucleotide sequence is from Trifolium pratense cultivar HEN17-A07 linkage group LG2, ARS_RC_1.1, whole genome shotgun sequence.
ATAgactatagtttttttttttttttgacaaaatctcATACTATAGTCTATAGTTAAACTAAGAGGGTATCGTCAGAACCTATGTTCCCTAGGaacgggtacggtaccggtactGGTACGCGGTACGATATTCTTAGAAAATTAAAGTTACGGGtactgatgacagtcaattatatgatgtttttagtagtaatttaggtagttttaatagcagttgaagcccaaaagcaagcaaataacTGGAAAAGTAAAGTTACTTAGCCCAGAAGcaaagaaaagtggaaaaaacagcaaaaagagcaaaaatgtaataaaggAGCGTagccatcgtacccacgatgaatcTCAGCGTGGCTCGATGAGCATGGTTGTGAAACTCGCGAGTAGACTCTTAAACTCATACGAGTTTACGTATCTAGGAAGCAAAAACGAATTGAATCGCTCatagaattgatttttgatAAACACGATTAGATTCAAATAGACTCACATAGACTCGTATACCTTTTTTTTCACATAGATtcaaataaacacaaaaaaaataaaaaaaaaataaaataaaataaaaatagactcACATAGATtcaaataaacacaaaaaaaataaaaaaaaaaataaaaaaaacaaatcaattgaAAACTcttaaaccttttttttctACTATATATACGTAATAGTACATTAGTACCCAACATTTGGAATTAGAAATGAAGAAACTAGTTGCCATCGACGAAGAATGTGTTTTATCTGGGCAgagtttgatgatgatgatgatggtgaagatgATGGTGATGATTTCACTGGAGCTTTTGATGTATGAAGccattatcatatatatatatatatatatatatatatatatatatatatatatatatatatatatatatatatatatatatatatatatttcaccggagctttgctattttgtttgttttattatggAGCATTTTTGCTTtggagtttgaaatttgaattcttaTGTTAATTGGTGttccattatatatatatatatatatatatatatatatatctatatatatatatatatatatatatatatatatatatatatatatatatatatatgtcatttATGAGCAACTTATATGCCTTTGAAACTCATTTATAAGTTTCCATAAACTCGTACGAGTCTACGAATCGAGTCTACGACCCTTTGCGAGTCTGAGTAGACTCTCGAGTCTGACAACCTTggcgatgagaaggcggttaaattgaagaaaatctgcaacaaatcttttccatcgtacCATGATGGCtcgtcatcgtggcacgatgacgACTTGAAAAGCACGCAGGAAATCCtgagaagatcttccatcgtaccacgatatgatccatcatggccacgatgaggcaaaaatacacgccatcgtggccacgatgggtgcgatggacgcgcagaaaaagcccaaaaacccaactgaaaaactataaatagagtcttcttcctccactattattcattcagaaatattcagagacattgaatattcactctagagttaggacaactctaaggaggaggccaaagaactccaaggccaacaaggttcttttctttctgtctttgtaatttatttttcctaggttaggtggattcgaggaactcccttacgaatgcttggtttgtattttgtacaatttgggtataaattcacttgttttcttattgcaaactcttttattgtccggttttatatttattttaatattgatcacattagaataaaatctaaggacctagtggatatcgcatagaAAATAAAGCTAGTAATCCTGAACGAATGACAGTATGCTAGGGCCAAGATTAGACCATATAAATTCAGTATCTAAGGTCTTAATATAGGATTAGAACGCACGATAATTCCTACCTGACAGAGTTATAACTAGTTAGAGGCACACGTGACGGCTTATGACACATGGAGCCActaaggtaatgataccaacgtttttaacaaaaaagtggaaccTGAGGCGATGAAACTTAAATAGACTAAGGGTAACCACTAACTAGGCTCTCCACAGTTTGAAATAGAAATATGAAAAGATATGGCTTCgaacctatttttaatagtctAATTCCTGATGAGGGAAAAAAAggaataaccaccaagcaggagtaagggagggatccgaccacacttaagcACTCGACGTAACTTCCAACCTCTTTGTAACTTCCAACCTCTTTTATTTCATGTATCTGTCAATTGGGTCATatcaattttgctttttctgtaTTCGCCAACATTCTCAAGAGGGATTTTTAACCCGGATGCCATAACTTTGATCACACTCATCAAGGGTTATTGCCTCAAAGGTGAGATCCATAAAGCTTTGCACTTTCACGACAAGGTGGTAGCGCAGGGGTTCCAGTTGAACCAAGTTAGTTATGGGACCTTAATCAACGGGTTATGTAAAGTTGGAGAAACAAGATCAGCCCTACAATTGCTGAGACGAATTGATGGGAAACTGTTACAACCTAATGTGGTAATGTACAGTGCCATTATTGAAAGTATgtgtcacgaatatcgaggcctaactcatccttacaaaaccggcttgtaaggtgaggattgcctctagtttataaacacttagtcaggccatctctcaaccgatgtgggacttcttaacacaccccctcgcgtccagcgctattgggcttggtacgcggatataaatggtaggtgacccgatatcgggtggcccaacggatcttggagaggctttgataccatcttagaattgggtattgggcctaactcaaccctacaaaaccggcttgtaaggtgaggattgcctctagtttataaacacttagtcaggccatctctcaaccgatgtgggacttcttaacagtaTGTGCAAAGATAAACTTGTTAATAATGCTTTTGAATTATATTCTGAAATGGTCGCTAAGAGTCTGTTTGGATGGGGAATTCTAGACATTCAAGGaattttaaatactaggcaattcaattgattcaattgaattcccttgattttcaaattccagtgtttggataaagtgttgaaattccatcaattgtaaaattctttgtttgggtaatgtaattgaatttcattcatttaattttatttattttaataaaattgaccataaacccaaaaattggtcgaaaaataaaaaaaaaataggctgaAATatctaaaattggtcaaaaatcataaatcggctgaaaaatctaaaatcgactataaaccataaaatcgtccgaaaaacctaaaatcagccaaaatccataaaatcGGCCGATAAACCGAAAAAAttggctgaaaaacctaaaatctgccaaaaaccctaaaatcgacagTAAACACAAAATCgactgaaaaacctaaaatcgactataaactctaaaatcggctgaaaacccaaaaaattaatcgaaaacccaaaaatcgaccctaaacccaaaaaaaacggccgaaaaacctaaaatcggcaaaaaacccaaaaatcgactataaacccaaaaatcgaccgaaaaacgaaaaatcgaccgaaaaacccaaaaatcgactataaaccccaatatcggccgaaaaatgggtttatagtctatattaggtttttcggccgattttggggtttatagccgatttcaggattttgggtcgattttaggttttcggccgagttttttgggtttagggacgattttagattcttcgtccgattttttggatgttggccgattttgggttttcggtcgatttttgatTTTACGGCCGATTTTTTGGTTTTATCCAAGGGTTCTGCGACAAGGGCTTGTTTGATGAAGCATTGGCCTTGCTATCAAAAATGAAAGATAATAGTTGCATTCCAAATGCTGCAACTTATGAAATAATTATCTGTTCCCTTATTGATGGTTTAGGCAAATTTGGGAGAATCTCACATGCTTTGAAGCTCGTCGTTGAGATGCATGATAGAGGAGGTCTACAACCTAATATATTTACTTACAATTCTATATTAGATGCTTTATGTAAAAACCATCATGTTGAAAAGGCAATtgcattattaaaaaaagttaaggaCGAGGGTATTCAACCAGAGATGAACACATATACTATTCTTATTCACGGGTTGTGTAAAGTTGGATGAGTAGAGGATGCGATAAATGTTTTTGAAGATCTTTTGGTCAAAGGCTATAATCTAGATGTTTATACATATACTGTTATGTTATGATCCAAGGGTTCTGCGACAAGGGCTTATTTGATGAAGTGTTGGCCTTGCTATCAAAAATGAAAGATAATAGTTGCATTCCAAATGCTGCAACTTATGAAATAATTATCCGTTCTCTGTTTAATAAAGGTGAAAATGATAAGGCACATAAACTTCTACATTAAATTATCGCGAAAGGTGTACATGAAAAATTGGCTTCTTCATATTGGGATTCAAGTTCAAATGTACTATTGGGAGGAGATGGTGAACTAAAGGATGACTCGGTGGTGGTGAATCCACCGCCAAATTACTCTGTCTCTGTTGAAAGACGAAAACACAACCGATGTTCGGcctgtttgtttgagatttaaaaaaatgattttttaagaaaaatcatttttaagaaaatcacTCACTTTttgtagagattttgaaaaaaatctaaagctatttgtCGTTtgtttaaaatcattaatatctatttttttttaagatggtgagtgatgatgaatgataaataaaatggattttgataaaagctattgaaaatagattctcattttgatgaaaaaaatgatttttttactaaactcattttaaaaaaacaaatctgaaaaaacacaagtaagataaaaaaaatagattttgttgatgaaaaatctgaaacaaacatgcCCGTTATCTTTTCACAAATTTACTAGTACTAACTatgagtaataataataaagttattataaaaaatataataacaaagttattataaaaaaatataattaagttaattactactgtcaaatttaattaaaaaaaatgttaattactatcaaatttactaaataaattatacaagggactttttttattaaaagtcaatagacccgtgcgaatgcacgagtcTTTTAACTAGTACTTTTAAAAAGTACTTTCTCCGGccttttttataagcaaatatgcctatttgcacacttattaagaagttatttctttgttttgattttatgtaaaatttctaTTACAATTCTTCAAATGACCTTAAATTTGCATTGGAACTCTACGatcattttaaaaagtagaacaattaataatggtatttttggaagaataacattaaataaacttgattttggtaacttttgcttatatttatagccaaatttttttgttgacgtttgcttataaataaggccggagggagtatattacaaaaatttcaaGAGTCTTTTACTTTATTTCCATAATTTTATTGAGAAAGGTAATTTGTTGAAGCAATACACAAAACAattcttgtattttttaaaaacatgcAACAACTATAAAAATAACAGTAGCAGCAGTACGCACTCGAACAAACGAGAGAAAACTTAAACTTTTAATATTCTAaccataattttaaaaaccGGCCCGGACCGACCGGTTGGACCGGGAACCGGTGGGTGGCCGGCTCGGTTCGCATGCAGAACCGGTTCTGCTTTAAAACCGCCGAAAACCGGTGTGACCGGTCGGGTCAAAGGTTGAACCGGGAACCGAGAAAAACCGCCCGTGCAAACCGGACCGGTTTGGAAGGaaatcaatatttcaaaaaaattccaaatatGTGGCATATGAGAATCGAACCCAGGTCATTTAGATACAGCAGCAAAAGTACTACCACTAGGCCAGTTgcatttttgtgaaattttatattactgaaatatatttataaatacatTCATTGTTATAAAACACCATGacatctataacaatatataaaaaggataggtgagtttgggatggacttttcaatatacctattttaccattgacttagtttcacaacttccattaactaatcaatttaaaaaaaaaattcaaatcataaaaatttgaataagtGACAAATGAGTTGCCTATACATGAATGATTACCAACTTAATActacatctatactatataaaaagataatacaaatattttttgtgtcgatttttcataataccaacaatatccttatttttttagcaataaaaatcttttattaacaaattcatcataacataatacattttttttggacataagttagacacaggcaggcgcgttccgcgcctgtctggcccgctagttattaataaatacattcattgttttccttattattttaaatttaattttcatatatatatattcattgttttattttaatgtaatatattaaattatgttgttctaattaaaaattatgatataataatacttttatcgactaaattataatattatatggttTGATGtgtgaatcaaaatataaataatgatgaaatgagaagcttttgtgttttttttttaaaatatatgaaattttattgaaaaatagttTGAagggaattttttatttattaaattttattgtcataaaattcaagttaatatatttaatttttttatataaggcTAGGTCAATAGTCATGCGGTCTAACCAGTAAACCGGTGACCCAGTGCCTTGACCGGGTCAATCACCGGTCcgggttttaaaacattgattctAACAAACAAGGGATAATTTAggattttaacaaaaataaaataaaggcaaTTAATTTTGTccatataataaattattttttaacatccTACAAATAcactttatttaaataaaaattccGGCCCTAGGAGACTACGACCAACTAATCCAAGGGgctgttaagaagtcccacatcggttgtgagatgacctaaatatgtgtttataaactagaggcaatcctcaccttacaagctggttttgtaaggatgagttatgCCCAACTCctaattctaagatggtatcaggaaattatttttttctaccccaacaattaaCCTTGTACCCCTACACATTTAtaaaaattccatttttacccttatctTATTCCAATTAATAGAAAGTGTTCAGATTTGGACAAAAAAATTTCCTGTATGCAAAATTTTCCActactgttcatcttcttcgaCAGTCCACCGCTACTCGCGCCGCCGCACCACTCCTACAGTGCACGCGAACTACAGTAACGATCGTGTTCATTACAGCCTTCTTCTCTGTTGAGAAAAAACACCGCGCCCCCGCATCTGTTCTTCTGAGTGCCGCTGCATAGCACAATCGTACACGCGAATCTGCTTCTCCGGTCATGTTTGCCATAGTCTTCTTCTCCGATTCTCCGGCCAAGTAGTTCATTTTTCTCTATTCCTACAAATTTTTAGAAGAAGAAACTGAcatcaaaattaatttgagtTTGAAGAAATTACAAAACTCCAAACAGAAAATAATCATAATCAACTACAAAATTAAACTCATGGTTGTTGTTGGTTGCTCAATTGGTAACAAAGCACTTTGTTTTTgaagataaaaagaatataataataatgaaagaagtAACAAAACATTTGACAAAGTTCTCCGGTAAAATTTTGTCTACCTGAACACTTTCTATGCATTTCCCGGAACACTTttggaaaaataatataataagataAGGGTGGAATGGGAATTTTATTAAATACGTAGGGGTACAGGGTTAAttgtaggggtagaaaaaaaaatttcctggtatcagagcctctacaGGATCCACTGGGCCATCTGTTATTAGGTTTCCACTATCGGGCCACCTAGCGTTTATATTCatgcaccaagcccaatagtgttgggcgtgaggggtgtgttaagaagtctcacatcggttgtgagatggcctgaatatgtgtttataaattagaggcaatcctcaccttacaagccgattttgtaaggatgagttagacccaactcCTAATTCTAATAGgcatttcatttaaaatattatatccACTCCCTTCAAAAGTCTccaaccaaacagaccctttaaatatataggctgctgcataattatgcagaaaaaataTTATGCTTCCTACATCTCAACACTTGTATTCAAGGTGTATTTAAGTTCTGACCTTTCGTAGTTACCATATTTGtatcaaagaaaacaaatatttttaagcATCATCCAATTGTATCATAACTAAGAAGAAAAACTGCAGTACAAACTTTTGTATTATCAAAGTTGATAGTTTCATATTGTCTTTTCAGAACATCATACTCAGATCACGAAATCACATCAAGAATAACAAACTCGTAATATCAACAACTTCAAGAAGTCAGTTGAATAAATGGAAGAACACAGAATCAAATATCAAACTCACAACTCAGATTTCAGACCACAGTACTTTCGTCACACTCAGGTTCAACAAGATGAAGGTCTTGACAGCAGGTTTGTTGCACACAGAAGTCTTGGCGGCACATCGTACTTGCACTTTGTCCCCAATCTCGTCGCAGTTCATGTGTGCAACCATGACATGAATTTTATGCATGAGGGTGCAAAATCAGCATTCATCTCAGAATGACACGGCTGTATATGAAGGAGAAGGGCCCTGGAATACATGTTCTAGAATAGCATACATCTAAGCTTGTACTATAAATACATGTTCCATAaataatataaaccaaaattGAAGATAAATACTCATCCAAAAATGCAAAATCAGTAATTATAAAGATCCAAGCTTGTACCTGTTGTGTACAATTCAAGTCTTTGGAATCACAAAGTCAAAGTTTCACTTAAACCAGCACTGTCCCAATTCACTTTCTATAGTAGCGAAAAGTTTCTCCGTAATTCCATTATTAATTCCTGATATAAAACCTACCAAAGTTGTTGTATTAAAATTTACCAGATCACTCCACCAAAATGATTCTTTGACTCAAGTTTCCTACAAGTATTAAAGATCTATTCCATAAGACATATGTAAATAGACATACTAACCATCTCTAACTGGGACAGCAATATAAGTGTCATGCTTGTGCTTGTTGTGTGTACAACTCCACAGTCTAAAGAAACACCTTAATTGACAATAATTGACTTTATTATATGGCTGGAGCAAGTGTAGTACAATTTGTAAACTCCTAACCCAACAATATTTCCAAGACAACCGTAACAAATATATTCATTCACTTCCCCACAAATTTCAAACTCACCAATATCCCAATCTTTGAAGTATGAACACACTTAACAAAagaaataacaataacaaaataacCATCTTACCTAGTTTCAATCTTACAATAGACCTTTTGCGATAATTTCACGTAGAAGTTTCTCTGCCTTATCATTTTCACCTTTATTAAACAGAGAACAGATAATTATTTCATAAGTTGCAGCGTCTGGAATGCAACTATTGTCTTTCATTTTTGATAGCAAGGCCAACGCTTCATCAAACAAGCCCTTGTCGCAAAACCCTTGGATCATAACAGTATATGTATAAACATGTAGATTGTAGCCTTTGACTGAAAGATCTTCAAAAACATTTCTCGCGTCGTCTACTCTTCCAACTTTACACAATCCGTGAATAAGAATAGTATATGTGTTCATATTTGGTTGAATACCCTCGTCCTTAACTTTTGTTAATAATGCAATCGCCTTTTCAACATGATGGGTTTTGCATAAAGCATCAAATATAGAATTGTAGGTAACTATATCAGGTGGTTGACCTCTATCATGCATCTCATCAACAAGCTTCAAAGCATGAGAGATTCTCCCTGATTTTCCCAAACCATCAATAAGGGAACTGTAAGCTATCACATTAGGAATAATGTTTCTACAACGCATTTCTTTGAAGAGAATTAAGGCTTCATCCACCATTTTAACCTTACAAAATCCATTAATCATAATATTATAGCTCCGAACTTCAGGAGTCACTCCACTTTGGGCCATGATATTGAATATATCCTTGGCCTTGTTCACTTGTTTAACTAAGCAATATCCATCCATTAAAGAGTTATATGTAACAACATTAGGTTTAACACCTTTTCTGATCATCACAGCAAACACATTATTAGCTTCTTTCACTTTTCCTTCCTTACAAAATGCATCAACCAATATATTAAACGTATACGCATTCGGGTTTATGTTCTCCAAAACCATTTTATTAAAAAGCCCAATTGCTTCTTTCAATTTACCGACAATGCAAAAGCCACTAATTAAAGTACTATAAGTGACAACATTGGGATAAATTCTCTTAGCGACCATTTCAGAATATAAATCAAAAGCATCATCAACAAGTTTATCTTTGCACATACTGTCAATAATTGCACTGTACATTACCACACAAGGTCGAACCAGTTTCCCATCAACTCGTCTCAGCAACTGCAAGGCTGCACTTGTTTCTCCTACTTTACATAACCCATTGATTAAGGTCCCGTAACTAACTTGATTCAACTGAAATCCCTGTGCTACCAAGTTGTCATGAAAGTTCAATGCTTTATGGATCTGACCTTTGAGACAAAGACCCTTGATGAGTGTAGTCAAAGTTATGACATCTGGGTCATAACCCTTTTTGAGAATGTTGGCAAATACAGAAAAGGAAAGAGAGTTTAAACCCAATTGAGAAAAGCAATTGATCAAGATGCTCAAAGTGACTAAATCTGAAGCAATTCCATTTAATTCCATATGACGATGAAGTGAAATAACAGTATAGTAATGATTGGCCTTAACAAGAGAACCTAAAATCTTACCAAAATGAATGATGGGTGGGGTTGGATTCTGAAGTAGTAATTGATTGAATGAAGAAACAAGATTATCATGATCTTCTTGTTGGTTGTGTAATTGAGAGTATAGCATTGTTGAAGAAGGaatgaaattagggtttagaagtTGAAAAAGAGGGATAGAAGAAGCATAGTACCTCTGAAACTTTTTGGTTGAAAACGACAACATTGCTAGAATGAAATTAATGTTGGTGCGCCGGGGATTAAGAAAGGGAAGAATCAAGTGTGTGGTTGGATTAAGAGAGTTCGTTTCAAATCTATAATCTATTATAATACTCCATTAGgtactttttataagaaatactttgaaatttttatttggtcttttttataagaaatactttgacacaattccatttgtacccttattaaatacaatcaaataatccattataatgctagtgcattaattagagagacctatttctcatgctagtcaaaggttagttttggaatataacataaaatgttagaatcattaatgagaaaatttactttccttggtctgtgtgattttgtcaaagtgtttcttataataaggaccggagggagtatctataatatgttaaaaaatcAGACCTATTTACCTTTCTCTTTCTTCAAAATACTGATTTCTCAGCAATTCTGCTCTCTCCTTCGTTTGGCCATCAATGTCATTATTGCATTTACTCATTAAAAACAACAATTGTCCTAATAATTCAATATCATTCTCctcaattcaaattcaaatctaaTGCATTAAAAGACATTTTATTCAAGGAAACTACAATTCAAAGGAATTCAAAGAATGCAATCACTCTTTTAGCAATATTATTATGAAATTGTTTACTTTTACTCATATTTTCCTGTAAGCTTAACCGACCTCTTTTGAAAATTGCTGATTACCCTTTGGGATTGGAAGCTAGAATTCAAAATGTATTGTCGCTTATGGGTCCTGATTTTGATGACAAAGTTAACCGAATGTGTGAAAACACGAGAAGAaaggttgaattgtgttttaagataaactaaaactttttcaagtttaaGCTTGGTTCTTCAATGCAGCGGATAACACAACACAATATCAAGGTAAAGAGATCAAGGGAGAGAAGATgaacacaagcaatttatatttttttttgaagaggcacaagcaatttatattggttcctctcacaaaccGAGAGTAGTttagtccccttgcacttccaaggaatttccactataatcacacaagattacaaatgttCAACCACACAACAAGAGACTTCTACACAATGCTTAAGCTCTTAGCAAGAGAcctctcaacaatgctcaacaCTAAGCAAGAGACTTCTAAATCTTAGATGTAAATAAAGATTGTTGTGATAATACAAAGCAAAAATGAAACCTTAGAGCTAAAATACAATGAGTTGAAATAGACATCAAAGTATTTTTGATGTGAATGAAATTCAGAGGTTCAGAACTTCAGTGCTTGTAATATCGAAGTGAATGTGCAAAGGATAGAGAACGTAATTGTTAATTATCTTCACAATGGAATGTTGTTTATATAGTCAAGTAGTATGCTCCATGTGTAGATAACCGTTGTGCAAAGAGGTTGATGCCAGCTGATTTGGACTGAGCAGTGAAAGCAACATGTCATACCAAAGTGGTAATGAGTTTCCACTACTTTGTTTCTTGAGAAACTGTATGTACCAAACAGATAAACTTTCACAATTTTACTCCACGCTCCTCTAAACTTATAATGAGGTTGATAAGCTTGATTATCCTTTTATATTCTTTATGCCAAAACAGAGAAAGATCCTTTTAGCTTAATCCCAACGTTCTTTGAAACTTCTAGCATGGGAGTTACTAATCAACTCAATATGCGCTGATCAGCTTCTGATGGCTTCTTGCCTCTGATGGTCACAGAGGCGTCTCGCAcacatgtgcgaggtgtgcgatggcatcgggcctcaaaattttgaggtcctataatgttacttatatattatttatacttataaaatatcaaatgtatattaatagattaatttttaggccctaaaataatagtagttatatattgttattgttcataaaatatcatatgtatcaatagattagttatctataatcgtaaatatagttctagtctattttaatctttgcatacaATTTGATCTTGGATtaggatgttcctttttgacgttatatacaaagataattattttgtatttcttgttccatttaatttaatgcaattgatttaatattgataatttatatgtttataagattgatttttttttttatattatatgcaatttaaatcaaccaatttttttttaaattatatttttttattaagaggtcatttttatattttgcacagagtctcttaaaactcggagacgcccctggaTGGTCAGATGCTTCTGACGCGTCCTTGCCTCTGATAGTTTCTTGCTTCAGAGTCTTCTGAATGGACAAGAGCCTCTTGTTCATCTTTGCTTCTGAATCCGTTCATCTTTTGTTGAAGGTATAAAGTTAATAGCATCAAACTTACTATattaccctaaatattcctaataaaatttataatttttttaaaaaatatacacaatACCATAATTTATCACTGAAACATacaaaattcaataaataaatttacaagaaaaaacacaataattccacttattttaaaaatatacatgggATCATTATTTatcactgaaacataaaaaattgaataaataaatttataagaaaaaacacaataattccacttatattttaaccatattatataataatttttttatgttaaaatcgATGGTATtgaaataccctttcttttttattttaattatatcttAGAGACGGATCATATATTTATGATAAATTACTTTATGCATTCAGTGGATGTGGAAATTGGAAGGTTGATTTCACATAATTCATGGAATAAAGCAGAGGTCTTATTTGTAATAC
It contains:
- the LOC123904839 gene encoding pentatricopeptide repeat-containing protein At3g22470, mitochondrial-like, with product MCFIWAEFDDDDDGEDDGDDFTGAFDGYCLKGEIHKALHFHDKVVAQGFQLNQVSYGTLINGLCKVGETRSALQLLRRIDGKLLQPNVVMYSAIIERFCDKGLFDEALALLSKMKDNSCIPNAATYEIIICSLIDGLGKFGRISHALKLVVEMHDRGGLQPNIFTYNSILDALCKNHHVEKAIALLKKVKDEGIQPEMNTYTILIHGLWFCDKGLFDEVLALLSKMKDNSCIPNAATYEIIIRSLFNKGENDKAHKLLH
- the LOC123907042 gene encoding pentatricopeptide repeat-containing protein At1g12300, mitochondrial-like, which produces MLSFSTKKFQRYYASSIPLFQLLNPNFIPSSTMLYSQLHNQQEDHDNLVSSFNQLLLQNPTPPIIHFGKILGSLVKANHYYTVISLHRHMELNGIASDLVTLSILINCFSQLGLNSLSFSVFANILKKGYDPDVITLTTLIKGLCLKGQIHKALNFHDNLVAQGFQLNQVSYGTLINGLCKVGETSAALQLLRRVDGKLVRPCVVMYSAIIDSMCKDKLVDDAFDLYSEMVAKRIYPNVVTYSTLISGFCIVGKLKEAIGLFNKMVLENINPNAYTFNILVDAFCKEGKVKEANNVFAVMIRKGVKPNVVTYNSLMDGYCLVKQVNKAKDIFNIMAQSGVTPEVRSYNIMINGFCKVKMVDEALILFKEMRCRNIIPNVIAYSSLIDGLGKSGRISHALKLVDEMHDRGQPPDIVTYNSIFDALCKTHHVEKAIALLTKVKDEGIQPNMNTYTILIHGLCKVGRVDDARNVFEDLSVKGYNLHVYTYTVMIQGFCDKGLFDEALALLSKMKDNSCIPDAATYEIIICSLFNKGENDKAEKLLREIIAKGLL